The window GTTCACCCCGGCCGCCGAGGTCGACATGTGCGGCCACGCCACCCTGGCCACCGCGCACGTACTGGCCACCAGCGGGCTCGCCACGGGGCTGATCCGGTTCTCCGCACGCTGCGGGATCCTCACCGCCGAGACGGCCGAGGACGGCACGATCACCATGGACTTCCCGACGTCCTCGCTCACCCCGGTGCCGGCGCCGGCCGCCGTGGACCACGCGCTCGGCGGCCCCCCGATCCTCTCCGTGCACGACACCGCCGATCACATCGGCGATCTCGTCGTCGAGCTGGCCGACGAGAAGACCGTCCGCGAGCTGGAGCCGGACCACGCCGCCCTGCGCGCCTTCGCCAGGCGGGGAGTGATCGTCACCGCGCCCGCCGAGGATCCCTCCCTCGGATACGACTTCGTCTCCCGCGGCTTCTTCCCGGCCTTCGGTATCGACGAGGACCCGGTCACCGGCAGCGCCCACACCGCGCTCGCCCCGTTCTGGGCGCAGCGGCTGGGCCGCACCGAGCTGACCGGACTGCAGGGCGGCGCGCGCCGGGGTCTCGTAC is drawn from Streptomyces sp. NBC_01232 and contains these coding sequences:
- a CDS encoding PhzF family phenazine biosynthesis protein, producing the protein MRIRIVDAFTDRPFHGNPAGVLLLDAAFPPDAWLQQVACEMNLSETAFAHPLPPGGDADWALRWFTPAAEVDMCGHATLATAHVLATSGLATGLIRFSARCGILTAETAEDGTITMDFPTSSLTPVPAPAAVDHALGGPPILSVHDTADHIGDLVVELADEKTVRELEPDHAALRAFARRGVIVTAPAEDPSLGYDFVSRGFFPAFGIDEDPVTGSAHTALAPFWAQRLGRTELTGLQGGARRGLVRVTLAGDRTLLAGRAVTVVDGELLASPPGAGGTQ